Below is a genomic region from Vitis riparia cultivar Riparia Gloire de Montpellier isolate 1030 chromosome 16, EGFV_Vit.rip_1.0, whole genome shotgun sequence.
tatcATGCCATTAACCTTTGCTGGCTTGAAGAGGTGGTTTTGTAACCAAACATGAAGGAACAGTTGGCAGTTTGAAACTTTATCAAGacaattcataaaaattaatggGAATGTATATAACGTAAGGTTTGTGATTTATCATTATTGGCTGTTTCCGTTGACTTATCTCTTGGTCAATGCTTCATGCCATCCTATGTTACatctgatttttaaaattgtcattttcaaattcaatattatttaatttatatctaTAAATTGaccttgataattttaaagctTCTTTATTTAGTTGCATGTACAAAGccataagggaaaaaaaaattcaaagactCACAATAATTCATTCGTGATGAATGGAACAAAAATCTATATGGGATCATTTGGCATGGTTCTTGATGCATGCTAAAATGAAATGTGAAAGAGGAGGAACCTGATTGACAGCGGGAGGAACCGAGGCGAAGTCCAAAAGGCGTTGGATCTTGTTGGAGGAGAAATTGCTGACACCAATGCCCCTACACAATCCCAAATCCAAGCACTTCTCCATGCCGCTCCAAGTTGTCTCCAAATCCAATTGCTCGAAGTCATCTTCCTTTGGCACAGGGTAGCATGCCCACTCCTTCAACTTCACTGGCCAGTGCACTAGGTACATGTCCAAATATTCCATCCCCAGCCTCCTGCAAACCCATACATTTATATTAATCTTGTACATTTCATCCATTCTTACTTCTTACTTCTCTAATATATATGTAAacatatgcatgcatgcattAGCTTACTCTAAGGTTTTCTTCAGTGCAGAAACAGGATCATGGTGGTCGCTTCCCCAAAGCTTAGATGTCACAAAGACCTCTTCTCTCTTTATCTTTCCATCCCTTATCGCCTCTGTTAAAGCCTTTCCAACTGCAGGTTCAGACCCATATATTTTTGCTGTGTCAAAGTGCCTGTAACCCATCTGTACGTGTGCCACAACCATATATTCAGTTTAATTcattccaaaaaggaaaaaaaaaaaaaaaatccctagaCAAAAAAAGAAGGCATTGTATGAGATTATATACCTTGAGAGCCATATGGACTGCTAATTCAGTTTTCTCTCTATCGTTGTGGAAGCTGTAAGAGCCAAATCCAATGATGGGTATTTTTATCCCACAGTTCAACTGCACCTCGTTGCTCATCCTCATCCTCAGTTTCTCTTTTTTCAACCCACCAAGCATCTACACATGACTCTTCTCTTTGATTACatgtctatatatatacaccTACAAAAAGTCAACTTACATAACTGTCTTCTCAAGACAATTCATTATACAGAACATTTGATTAAATTGCATTATAATCGTGAAAGAACTGAAGGAGGTTTAAATTATTGAAGTCTACGTATCAAGGCATGGGATCTTCCATGTCCCCTGGGATTTCATGGCATGCCTCTATCCTTCCTTCAAAGGATTCCTTTATAATTAAACCAggggttctttttcttttttgattttttttctttattaaattacTCAAAATTCATCAATAAAGTCAActggttgagagagagagagagagaaagagaggaggATGAAGGTGGTATATATCAGTAATGGCAACTACACTCCCCCTATTGGTCaaattcatgtattttcttgttatggttatatttttttagaattcaaaTAGACTAAGGACcgactttttcattttttaagctATTGAAAGGTCTATtatgaagagaaaaatatttaatatctgGTAACTAATGTGATTGTGATGTATAACTCCTCAAAACCAAACTTTCTTTTTTGGTTGACTTTGCACAATTGacttttgataatttttctaatgAGCATTGAATTAGCTAGGATG
It encodes:
- the LOC117933489 gene encoding non-functional NADPH-dependent codeinone reductase 2: MLGGLKKEKLRMRMSNEVQLNCGIKIPIIGFGSYSFHNDREKTELAVHMALKMGYRHFDTAKIYGSEPAVGKALTEAIRDGKIKREEVFVTSKLWGSDHHDPVSALKKTLERLGMEYLDMYLVHWPVKLKEWACYPVPKEDDFEQLDLETTWSGMEKCLDLGLCRGIGVSNFSSNKIQRLLDFASVPPAVNQVEMHPMWRQTRLREYCAEEKIHVSAYSPLGGPGNLWGSTAVVDSPILHSIALKHNATPAQVALKWGLSKRSSVIVKSFNQQRMEENMKALDLKLDAQDLLDIEKLEERKIMRGEVYVNETTSPYKSVQDLWDDDI